Genomic segment of Pseudomonas sp. DY-1:
CCCCCGCGGACTTCGTCGACATGAAGGGCAAGCGCGTGGTGGTCCTGGGTGGTGGCGACACCGCGATGGACTGCAACCGCACTTCCATTCGCCAGGGCGCCAAGGCCGTTACTTGTGCCTACCGCCGTGACGAAGAGAACATGCCGGGTTCGCGCAAAGAGGTGAAGAACGCCAAGGAAGAGGGCGTGAAGTTCCTCTTCAACCGCCAGCCCATCGCGATTGTCGGTGAAGACAAGGTGGAAGGCGTGAAGGTGGTCGAGACCCGTCTTGGCGAGCCGGACGCCCGTGGCCGTCGCAGCCCCGAGCCGATCCCGGGCTCCGAGGAGATCATCCCGGCCGAAGCCGTGCTGATCGCTTTTGGTTTCCGTCCGAGCCCGGCTCCCTGGTTCGAGCAGTTCGACATCAGCCTGGACAGCCAAGGTCGCGTGGTAGCCCCTGCGCAGTCGCAATTCAAGCACCAGACCAGCAACCCGAAGATCTTCGCCGGTGGCGACATGGTCCGTGGTTCCGACCTGGTGGTGACGGCGATCTTCGAAGGACGTACCGCCGCCGAGGGCATCCTCGACTACCTCGGCGTCTAAGCCGCGCGCTCGCGACGCTTGGAAATACCGGATGGCGCGTCAATTCGTCGCGATGGACAAAAGGCACGGCACCCGCCGTGCCTTTTGCATTGGGCTCTGCGAAAATGCCCGCACTTTTTCGTTGGACACTGCCATGACCGTCTTGAAGAACGACCGTTTCCTCCGCGCCCTGCTCAAGCAGCCCGTTGATGTCACTCCCGTCTGGATGATGCGCCAGGCCGGTCGTTACCTGCCGGAATACCGTGCCACCCGCGCCAAGGCCGGTGACTTCGTCAGCCTGATGAAGAACCCCGAGCTGGCGTGCGAAGTCACCGTTCAGCCGCTGGATCGTTATCCCCAGCTGGACGCGGCGATCCTCTTCTCCGACATCCTCACCATCCCCGACGCTATGGGCCAGGGGTTGTTCTTCGAGACCGGCGAAGGTCCGCGCTTCAAGAAAGTCGTGAGCAGCCTGGCCGACATCGAAGCCCTGCCGATCCCGGACCCGGAGCAGGACCTGGGCTACGTGATGGATGCCGTCCGCAACATCCGCCGAGAACTGAACGGCCGCGTGCCGCTGATCGGCTTCTCCGGCAGCCCCTGGACACTTGCCACCTACATGGTCGAAGGCGGCTCCAGCCGTGACTTCCGCAAGTCCAAGGCGATGCTCTACGACAATCCCCAAGCCATGCACGCCCTGCTGGACAAGCTGGCCCAATCGGTGACCGTCTACCTGAACGGCCAGATCAAGGCCGGTGCCCAGGCAGTGCAGATCTTCGACTCCTGGGGCGGTAGCCTCTCGGCGGCGGCCTACCAGGAATTCTCCCTGGCCTACATGAAGAAGATCGTCGACGGGTTGATCCGCGAACACGATGGCCGTCGTGTACCGGTAATCCTCTTCACCAAGGGCGGCGGGCTCTGGCTGGAATCCATGGCCAACAGCGGAGCCGAAGTCCTGGGCCTGGACTGGACCTGCGACATCGGCAGCGCCCGCGCCCGTGTCGGCGACAAGGTCGCCCTTCAGGGCAACATGGACCCGTCCGTGCTCTACGCCAACCCGGCTGCCATCCGCGCCGAGGTGGGCCGCATCCTCGCAGCCTATGGCAAGGGCTCTGGCCACGTATTCAACCTCGGTCACGGCATCACTCCGGAAGTCGACCCGGCCCACGCCGGCGCCTTCTTCGAGGCGGTGCACGAGCTTTCGGCGCAGTACCACGCCTGACCCCGAGGCAAAAAGAAAAGGCCGCTTTCGCGGCCTTTTCTTTGGTTCTTCGCGGAGTCTGGGGGAAGAGCGAGTTGACAGTCAGGGAAGCGGGTAGATTGGCAGTCGCCAAACACACCAATCCCCACCCCCTGCTGTCGCCGTGCATCCTATTGATCTTGCCGCTTTCTGGCCAGGCTACGACGTCGTTGCCTGTCGCCAAGCCGATCCCCACACGCTGTTGATCAGCCTGGAGCCCCAAGCCGAGCGTCTGCCGGTGTGTGGCCGCTGCCACCAGCCCTGCCCGTTGATCCACGAGCGGCGCATGCGCCAGGTGCGCGAGCGTGACCTGCTGGACCAGCGGGTGCTGCTGCAATTGCCGGTGCGTCGCCTCGACTGCCTCAGCTGCGGGCGCGTGACGGAGCGGATCGACTGGCTGGCGCCGGCCTCCCGCCTGACCCAGCGCTTGCGGGTCTGGCTCGAGGGCTTGCTGCAACTGCTGCCGATCAGCCAGGTCAGCCGCCTCACCGGCCTGCACTGGCACACCCTCAAGACCCTCGACCAGCGCCGTTTGGAGGCTGAAGTAGGGGCCTTCGAGCCGGGCGACGTACGCCGCCTGGTGATGGACGAGTTTGCCCTGCACAAGGGCCATCGCTACGCCACGGTGATCATGGATGCCGAGCGCACGCGAGTGCTGTGGGTCGGCCACGGCAATAGCCGCGAGGCCATTCGCCCGTTCTTCGAGCTCCTCGGTGCGCGCTGCCAGCAGATCGAGGCGGTGGCCATGGACATGAACACCGCTTTCGACCTGGAAGTGCAGCAGCACTGCCCGCAGGCCGAAGTGGTGTACGACCTGTTCCATGTGGTGGCGCGCTACGGCCGCGAGGTGATCGACCGTATTCGGGTCGACCAGGCCAACCTCCTGCGCGAAGACAAACCGGCGCGCAAGGTGGTCAAGCAGAGCCGCTGGCTGCTGCTGCGCAATCGCGAAAACCTCAAGGACGGGCAGGCCGTGCAGTTGCAGGAACTGCTCGCGGCCAATCAGCCACTGGCCACGGTCTATGTGCTCAAGGATGCGTTAAAGGACCTCTGGTACGCCCCCAGCGTACGCGAGGGCTGGCGGCGCTGGCGAACCTGGCTGCGGCACGCCCGGGACAGCGGCCTCGCGCCGCTGCAACGCTTTGCCCGCAACCTGCGCAAATACGTCCGGGGCATCCTCGCCAGTGCTCGCTTCCCCCTGCACACCAGCGTCCTCGAGGGCGTGAACAACCGCATCAAGGTGATCAAACGCATGGCCTATGGCTTCCGGGACTCAGCCTACTTCTTCCTGAAGATCAAGGCCGCCTTCCCCGGGAAAGCGCGATGAACCTTTTCTTTTCAGTTGATCCTGATCAGTTCGTCCCGCTGGGCCTCGGGCACTTGATAGATGGTCAGCAGCGTGAGGCCGCTTACCAGCGGCTTGTCCCACAACGTTAGCACCCACGTTCAACGTGGCTTCTTCGGGAAGCTTGTACATCGCACCGGTCAACGGATCGACAATCAGCAGGCCGATCACGCCACCAAACAGGATGTTTTCCCAGTGCCAGCCGCTCAGGGACGAGTACAGCGTAATCTGCCGGGTTTCGTAGCCGTCCTTCTTGAAGGCGATGGTGTATTCGGCGCCATCGATATAGCCGGCGCCCGATTTCAGGGTCACGGTGGCGGGCGTCGTGCCGGAATGCACCACCTTGCCCGTGCTGTCCTTGACCTCGAAGCTAGCACCACCTGGGGTGCTGGAAACGGCGACGGGTAACTGCTGTCACCGACGATGCTGGCGCAGCCGGAGAGTAGGGTGGCGGACGGTACTGCTGCGGGGCACAGATTATTTTCAGAGATACGCGAGATTAGCTCCTTGTAGTTTTGGCGTGCGCTTTCCGCCGTTGCCGGACGCGGAGTTGCCGCGTGGATTTGGTGCTTTTCGCGCCGGCCCTCGCCCTTGTCATGGGCATTGCATAGAATCCGGTACTTATCTGGTTCCGGGAGGTGTGCAATGCGGCGCGTGGTTTTCAATCAGAAGGGCGGAGTGGGTAAGTCCAGCATTGCTTGCAACCTGGCAGCGGTGAGCGCTTCACAGGGGTATCGCACCCTGCTGATCGACCTGGATGCCCAGGCCAACTCCACGCACTACCTGACCGGCCTGACCGGCGACGACATCCCCATGGGTATTGCCGACTTCTTCAAGCAGACGCTGTCGGCTACTGCCTTTCGCAAGGGCAAGGTGGATATCTACGAGACGCCCTACGACAACCTCCATGTGATCACCGCCACGGCGGAACTGGCCGACCTGCAGCCCAAGCTGGAGGCCAAGCACAAGATCAATAAGCTGCGGAAGTTGCTGGAGGACCTGGATGGGGAGTACGACCGGATCTATCTGGATACCCCGCCAGCCTTGAACTTCTATACGGTTTCCGCCTTGATCGCCGCTGATCGCTGCCTGATTCCCTTTGATTGCGACAGTTTCTCCCGTAACGCGCTCTACGGGCTGCTAGCAGAAATCGAAGAGCTCAGAGACGACCACAACGAGGGGCTGGAGGTGGAAGGCATCGTGGTCAACCAGTTCCAGCCGCGTGCGTCGCTGCCCCAACAACTGCTGGATGAGCTGCTGGAGGAAGGGCTGCCGGTACTTCCGGTGAACCTGATGATGTCGGTGAAAATGCGCGAATCGCATCAGGCGTGCAAACCACTGATCTTCCTCGAACCACGGCACAAGCTGACCCAGCAGTTCGTCGAACTGCACGATCTGCTGGAAAGTTGAAGCAGGTGGAAGCGCAGGTCATCTCATTCGCCCCGGCTTGCCGGGGCGAATGTGTTATTTGACCAGCAACAGGTCGCAAGGCGGGTTTTGCAGGTAGCGCAGGGCAAGGCTGCCCAGAAGCGCCTGCGATATGAGGCTGCGCCCATGGCTGCCGAGAGCCAGCAATTGCGGGGAATGCGCTGAAATAGCTTCGTCAAGCGCTCGGGGCAGGGCTCCGCTCACTACTTCAATCGCCACGGCTGGCACCTCGTCCGAGAGTCCGGAGAGCTCGTCTTCCAGAACATTCTCCAGCAGTTCTCGCTGGGTGGCGAGGAAGTCGGCTGAACTGTTGCTTTTCGACAGAAGACGGTTGCCCAGTTCCATCACGTTGATCGCGACGAGCTGGGCGTCGCGAGGTACCAGGGTGCACCCCATACGCAGGGCGTCGCAGGCGCACAGGGAAAAATCCAGGGCCACTGCGGCGTTCTGATAGGGCCGCTCCGGTCGTTCTCCCACTACCAGCAGCAAAGGCGCGGCCAGATGACGGGCGACGCGCTCCAGCGTTGTGCCGATGAACAGTTCCGGTGCGTTGTGATGGTGCCGGCCGATCACCAGCAGGTCGGCGCCGATGTCGCCCATTTCCTCGAGGATCTGCTGGGCTGGGCGGCCCTTGCGCAGAAGCAATTGGCAGTCTTCGGCTCCAAGTCGCGCCAGATGCTCGTTGAAGTAGTGCTGGGCGGCGTCGCGCAGGTTGCTCTGCACCGCGTTGGGCAGATGGTCCTCGAGCACATGCAGCAAGGTGAGGCGTGCACCGTGTTGGCGGGCGAGCTGGATGGCGCGGTGCAGGGCGATGTCAGCTTCGTGGCTGAGGTCGTGGGCGACCAGGATGTGCTGGAACATGGTGTGGGCCTCCTGTGAAGCCCACACTCTGCGGTCTTTCGCCGTGACAGCATTTGATCCAGCGCAAGGCTGTCAATAGGCCCGCATCTGGTAGAGCCCGCGGCTCTCGGCGACGACTTCACCACCGGCGTCCAGCAATTGCAGCTCCAGCCAGTACTCCGCCTTGCCGTTTGCCTCGGCATCCCGCTGGACACGTTCGATTTCCGCTTGGTCGATTCGGGCGTCCACCGTGATGTCCCCCTTGGCCGGGCGGCGGAAGCGCAGGTTCATTTCTTTCACGATGGGGTAGAAGCGACGACTGTCGAAACTGTTGAGAAACAGGGTTCCACCGGGCACTTCGGCCAGTGTGAAAAGCGCACCTGCGTAGAGGGTGCCGATGTGGTTCTGATTGCCCTTGAATGGCATGCGCAAGCGCACGTGGCCGGGCTCCAGGAGCTCGGCTTTGAGGCCACTGCGTTTGACGAAAGCGATCTGTTCCTCGGTCAACTGGCGAACCAGTTCGATGGGCATGGACATGGCGGGCTCCGACGTGGGGACTCACAGAGCCTAGCGACCTTGACCGTCCCGGCAATGACCGGGACGGCCAGACGCATTGACCGGAGTGATCAGACGCCTTGTGCGCTGAGCCAGCCGAGCAGCTGTGCCAGAGGTAAAGCGCCGCTCTGCCGGGCGACTTCCTTGCCGTCCTTGAACAGGATCAGTGTCGGGATGGAGCGGATGTTCAATTGGCCGGCCAGATTGCGATTGGCTTCGCTGTCCAGCTTGCCCAGGCGGCAGCGGCCCTGGAGCTGGCTGGCGGCCTGCTGGTAGATGGGGGCGAAGGACTTGCAGGGGCCGCACCAGTCGGCCCAGACATCCACCAGCAGGGGCAGGTCGCCACGCAGCTGTTTGGCAAAGTCGGCTTCGTTCAGGTCGAAGGGGGTGGCGGGAAGTACGGCACTCTTGCAGTGCCCGCAGCGTGGGGAATCGCCCAGGCGGGCGGCGGGGATGCGGTTCAGCCCGGCGCATTGGGCGCAGGGAATGAGCAGGGGATCGGTCATGGTCGACTCCAGATCGGGATTGCCCCTGATCTGGAGCCGGGACCGGCAGAAATCAAGTCCTGGGCGGTTAGCTGCGGGAGGCGTCCAGGGCCTGAGTCAGGTCGGCGAGGATGTCGTCGATATGTTCGATACCGATGGACAGGCGCACCATGTCACGGCTCACTCCCGCCCGCGCCAGTTCTTCTTCGTTGAGCTGGCGGTGAGTAGTGGAGGCCGGGTGGCAGGCCAGGGACTTGGCGTCGCCGATGTTCACCAGGCGCACCACCAGGTTCAGGGCATCGATGAAGCGTGTACCGGCCTCAATGCCGCCGAGGATGCCAAAACTGAGGATGGAGGCCGGTTTGCCGCCGGTATAACGCTGCGCCAGGGCGTGTTCAGGGTGATCCGGCAGACCGGCGTACTTCACCCAGGCCACCTGCGGGTGCGCTTGCAGGAACTTGGCGACTTCGAGCGCGTTGCTGGTGTGACGCTCCATGCGCAGGGCCAGAGTCTCCAGGCCCTGGAGGATCAGGAAAGCGTTGAACGGCGACAAGGCCGCGCCCATGTTGCGCAGCGGCACAACGCGGCAGCGGCCGATGAAGGCAGCGGGACCGAAGGCTTCTGTGTAGGTGACTCCGTGGTAGGACGGGTCTGGCGTGTTGAGGAGCGGAAAACGCTCCTTGTGCCGGGCCCAGGGGAACTGTCCAGAGTCGACGACGATGCCGCCAATGCTGGTGCCATGGCCACCGATGTACTTGGTTAGCGAGTGCACCACGATGTCCGCACCATGCTCGAAGGGGCGGCAGAGGATTGGCGTGGCTACGGTGTTGTCGACGATCAGCGGCACGCCGTGGCGATGGGCCGCCTCGGCCAGGGCTGCAAGGTCGACGATGTTGCCCGCCGGGTTGCCGATGGATTCGCAGAACACCGCCTTGGTGCGCTCATCGATAAGCGCCTCCAGGGCAGCAATGTCGTCATGGGCGGCGAAGCGCACCTGGATGCCTGAGCGTGGCAGGGTGTGCGCGAAGAGGTTGTAGGTGCCGCCGTAGAGCTTGGCCACCGAGACGACATTGTCGCCGGCCTCGGCCAGGGTCTGGATGGCATAGGTGATGGCGGCCATGCCAGAGGCGACTGCCAGGGCGCCAACGCCGCCCTCCAGCGCCGCCACACGTTTTTCCAGCACGTCGTTTGTGGGATTCATGATCCGGCTGTAGATGTTGCCGGCCACCTTGAGGTCGAACAGATCTGCCCCGTGCTGGGTGTCATCGAAAGCGTAGGAGGTGGTCTGGTAGATCGGTACTGCCACGGCCTTGGTGGTCGGGTCGGGGCTGTAGCCGGCGTGGACGGCGAGGGTTTCCGGTTTCATGCAGTGCGTTCCTTCGGCAGTTAGAGGCACGCAGCATGTGAAAACACGCCGGCCCCGGTCAATCCGTCGAAAGGACTGACAGGGGCCGGAGCTAGAACATTTGCTTCTGTACTTGGATCGTTGTCGCGATCAGGACAGCGATTTGTAGATATTGAAGGCGCTGATCAGGGTGATCAGGCAGCCGACGATGATCAGTAGGGTGCGCGGCGACAGTTTCTTGCACAGCAGGGCGGCGAGGGGGGCTGCGAAGAGACCGCCGAAGACCAGGCCGGCGACCATCTTCCAGGTATCCGGTTCGCCGGCCAGGAGGATGAAGGAAGTCGCGCTGGAGATGGTCAGGAAGAACTCCGCGAAGTTCACCGAACCGATCGTGGTGCGCGGGTCGGTGCCCGAGCCGATCAGGCTGCTGGTGACCACCGGGCCCCAGCCACCACCGCCAGCGGCATCGACGAAGCCACCGAACAGGGCAAGCTTGGCCACGTGCTTGGGCGCTTTGCGCTTGGCTACATGGCGGTAGGCCTTGCTCAGGATGTACAGGCCCATCAGCAGCAGATAGGCGGAGATGAAGGGTTTGAGTGCAGCGCCATCGAACTGGGTGATCAGCACTGCGCCAAGTACGGCGCCGATGATGCCTGGCAGCAGCAGGCGCAGGAACAGGGATTTGTTGACGTTGCCCAGCTTCACATGGGAAATGCCGGACAGGCCGGTGGTGAAGACTTCGGCGATGTGCACGCTGGCGCTGGCCGCGGCGGGAGAGACGCCAGTGCTGAGCAGGAAGGTGGTGGCGGTGATGCCGTAGGCCATACCCAGGGCACCATCGATGACCTGGGCGAAGAAGCCTACGGCCACCGCGCTCCAGAAGCCCCTGCTGGTCAGGGCGTTCTCGATGATTTCGAAGCCGCTATTGCCGCCATTGTCGAAGAACAGACGCCAGGCGAGGAAACCGAGCAGGCCCGCCAGGATGAGGATCGCCGCCCACATTGCAGCCCGCAGGACCGGGTGGTCGTCGGGGTGGGAAACGAAATCTTCGACTGGCGGGATTCCCAGCGCTTCGTGTTCGGTGTTGATCGAACTCTGGCTGAGATCGAGGTCGCGAATCTTCATGCGGGCACAGCGCCTGACAGTGGGTGGTAGAACAGGCTGGAATAAGCAGGGGGCTGAAGATAATTGGCTTTGCTTAGAGAGTCTAAGAAGATTTGTGCAGGTTTATATTCCATTTTGTAAGAAGCAGGCGCTGCGATCATGCCGCGTCGGAATTGCCCGGTCTGTATCTCCCCGTTTCCTGGCAACTGTATTCCCGACTTGCGACGAGCCTGGACTAGTCTGGAGCTTTCTTGTCAGGGGAGTGGGTTTCATGCGCATGCTGGGTGTGCTGGGCGGAATGAGCTGGGAGTCCACGGTGACCTACTACCAACTGCTCAATCGCGGTGTTCGTGATCGCTTGGGCGGACTGCATTCTGCGCCGTTGCTGCTGCATTCGGTGGATTTCGCGCAGATCGCCGCGCAGCAGAAGGCGGGAGAGTGGGATGCCGCTGGCGAGGTGCTGGCGCAAGCCGCAAGGGGGCTGGAAGGGGCCGGTGCGACGGCCCTGCTGCTGGCCACCAACACCATGCACAAGGTCGCTGCGGCCGTCGAGCAGGCTGTGGATATCCCGCTGCTGCACATTGGCGATGCCGTTGGCGGGGCGCTGCGTGAGGGGGGCGTCGAGCGCGCGGCCCTGCTGGGCACCCGCTTCACCATGCAGGAAGATTTCTATCGCGAGCGCCTGGATCGTAACTTCGGCATCCAGGTGTTGGTGCCCGACGCTGAGGCGATGGTGGAAATCGACCGGGTGATCTTCCAGGAGCTCTGTGTGGGTCAGTTCCTGCCTGTTGCCCGAAGCTTCTACCTCGACCAATTGGCCCAGTTGAAGGCGCGGGGCGCGCAGGCCGCCATCCTCGGTTGTACCGAAATCGGTCTGTTGCTGGACGGCTGCGCCTCGCCACTGCCGCTGGTGGACAGCGCCGAGCGACATGTGGCGATGGGCCTGGAGTGGATGTTGGGTCGCCAGCCATGATTTGTAGGAGCCAGCTTGCTGGCGAAAAAACCGCCGTTCGCTAGCAAGCTAGCTCCTACAGGGATCGCGGCTCAGGACGAACAGCTGATCTCCAGGTGCTTGCCCCATTCCGGCGGGCGCTCAGCAAAGCGTTCCATGCCTGGTTGTTCGTCGAAGGGGCGCGAAAGCACGGCATGCAGTTGGCGCACTTCGGCGTAATCGCCCTGCTGGGCGGCCTCGATGGCACGTTGGGCCAGGTAGTTGCGTAGCACGTACTTGGGGTTCACTGCATGCATTCGTGTACGGCGCGCTTGCTGGTCGTCACCATCCTGCGCCGAGCGAGCCTGGTACTCGGCGGCCCAGGCATCGAAGCCGGCGAGGTCGACGAAGTCTTCCCGCAACCTTTTCAGCGCCTGTTCGGGCGCCTCATCTCCCAGGCGGCGGAAGAACTGGCTGTAGTCCACCGCGCTGCCCTGCATCAGTTGCAGCAGACGCTGCACCAGTGCGTCGTCCGTTTCGGCGGCGGAGGTGAAGCCCAGGCGGCGGCGCATCAGGTCCTGGTAGTGCGCCTGGTAGAGCGGCAGGAACAGGTTGAGGGTTTCCCGCAGCTGTTCAACTTCGATGTAGGGCGTCAGCGCCTGGGCCAGTGCGGCCAGGTTCCAGTGGGCGATGGGCACCTGGTTGCTGAAGCTGTAGCGACCACCGTCGTCGGAGTGGTTACAGATATGGTTGGCGTCGAAGTCGTCGAGGAAGGCGTAGGGGCCGTAGTCGAAGGTGATGCCCAGGATCGACATGTTGTCGGTGTTCATCACGCCGTGGCAGAAGCCATAGGCCTGCCAGAGGGCGATCATCTCGGCATTGCGCTCCAGCACTTCGCGGAAGAAGGCGGCCCAGGGCTGCTCCTGTTCCAGGCAGTGGGGGAAGTGGCATTCGAGGACGTGCCGGCCCAAGGCTTCAAGCTGCTCGTGTTGCCGCGTGTAGTAGAAGTACTCGAAGTGGCCGAAGCGCACATGGCTGGGCGACAGGCGCAGCAGCATTGCGCCGCTTTCGCAGGTCTCCCGGTATACAGGCGTTGAGGAACCGGTCACGCACAGCGCGCGGGTGGTGGGAATGCCCAGGGCATTGAGGTACTCACTAGCGAGAAATTCACGTATGGAGCTGCGCAGCACTGCGCGACCGTCGCCCATGCGCGAATAGGGCGTCTGCCCGGCGCCTTTGAGGTGCAGGTCCCAGTGTTCGCCCGCCTCGTTCAGGACCTCGCCCAGCAGCAGGCCGCGACCGTCGCCAAGGCGCGGGTTGTAGACGCCGAACTGATGGCCGGAATAGACCATCGCCCGTGGCTCGGCATCCGCCCAGACCTTATGCCCGGTAAAGACTTCGGCGAACACCGGATCTTCGGCTACGGTCGGGTCCAGGTCGAGCAAGGCCATTGCCGCCGGGCTGGCAACCACCAGGCGCGGCTCGGCGAGGGGTTCAGGCAGCACCTCTGTGGAGAAGGCGTCACCCAAGCGGGCGAAGCGGTTGTCGAAGTTCAGCTCGTCGAGTTTTTTCATGGGTTCAGCTTGTCATGCCGCAGTGCAGGCTGGAAGTACGCAGGCAAAGCGGATCACCTGGCCTCCGGAACCGGGGTCTTGCCCTTGATCGTCACCTCGTCGACTGCTTCCTCTGCCTCCTCGACCTGCTTCTTGCTCCGGCGAGAGAGGGTGATGTCCATCTTCGGCGTACTGGACGTGTTGATGTCATGTTCCTTGAACAGCTCGTCGATGCGTCGGTTCAGTTCATCGGTGGCCAGGCCACGGTCGCTGAGTTCACGAACGTAGATCTTCAGCTCGTGGTCCAGGGTGGACGTGCCGTAGGTCTTCAGCTGCACAGTGGGCGCCGGGTCGCGCAGCACCCGCGTGTTCTCCTGGGTGGCTTGCAGCAGCAGTTTGCGCACGAGCTCAAGGTCGAGGTCGCTACTGCGGTTGACGCTGTACTCGAGCACGATCCGGGTGACGGTGTCGGTGAGGGTCCAGTTGATCAACTGGCTGGTGAGGAAGATCTGGTTAGGCACTATCACTTCCTTGCGGTCGCTGTCGGTGATGTGCGTGGCGCGAATGCGGATTCGGTTCACCGTGCCGGTGACGGTGCCGATAGTCACCAGGTCGCCGATTCGCACCGGGCGCTCGAACAGCAGGATCAGGCCGGAAATGAAGTTGGCGAAGATTGCCTGCATGCCGAAGCCGATACCGACGGAAAGCGCGGCCACCAGCCACTGCAGCTTGTCCCAGCTGACCCCGAGGGTGGACAGCGCACTGACGAAGCCGATGCCGGCGATGGCGTAGGACAGCAGCGTAGTGGTGGCGTAGGCGCTGCCCTGGGCCAGCTTGAGTCGCGACAGCACCAGCACTTCCAGCAGGCCCGGCAGGTTTCGCGCGAGCGCCGTGGTGATGCCGGCGATGATCAGCGCGCCCAGAACGTCGAGCAGGCTGATCGGTACCAGGGTGGCGGCGTCGCCGGTACCGCTGGAGTACTGGTATAGGGTGACCTGATCAAGGTAGGCGAACACACTGATGAGGTCGGCCCAGACCAGGTACAGGCCGGTAATGAACACGCCCAGCAGTGCCAGGCGGATCAGGCGCAGCGATTGCTGGTTGACCTTCTCGATGTCGAGGGCCGGCTCTTCCACCACCACTTCCTCGCCCTCGGCGTTTTCCTTGGTTTGCGCCTGGCGCTTGGCGAGCACGCGCTGGTAAGCCAGGCGCCGCGCCGCCACGGCGAGGCCGCGAACGAAGGTGGCCTCGACCAGCAGCAGGAGGATCAGCAGGTAAAGGGTGGTGATCAGGCGGTCGGTGAGCTTGAGCGAGGTGTAGTAGTAGCCGAAGCCCACCGCGACGATGAGCGCCAGCGGCAGCAGGGTGAAGGCGACGCCGATCAGCAGGCGGAAGGGCGAGGTCTGCTCGCGCATCGGTTCGGCGAGCAGCAGGTTGCTCAGTACCAGGGTCATCAGGGCATAGCAGCTGAGGACCACGAGTACGCCGATGATGTCGTCGGCGAGGGCGGCCGGCTGGTGTTCGGCCACCGTGACTATGGCTACCAGCGCCATGACCACGCCGCCGAGGCGACGGATCTGGCTGCGCAGGAACGCGACCTGCGGGCGGTCCCAGTGGAAGTGCAGCTCGGCGACTCCGCCCGGGGCGAGGATGCGGTAGAGGGTGTAGAACACCATCCAGGCCTGACCCATCTCCATCAGGGCCGCCCCCAGGGTGGCGTTCTGGCCGCGGGCGTCGATCTGCAGGGCGAAGCCACAAAGGACGAAGAACAGGCTGACCGGCAGGGCCAACAGCACCGTGAGAAGCAGTGCCATGGGCGTGTGCAGCTGGCTGTCACGCTTGAAGTGGCCGACGTCCTGGTTGATTTCGTTGAGCTTGGCGTAGAGGTAGCGGCGCTTCCACAGCAGGCCGCCGATTACCAGCAACAGGGGCAAGAACAGCCAGGGGCGGTCCACCAGGCCTTCGCCCAGTTCGCGCACGCCCGCGCCCCAGGGCATATCGACCAGCTGGCGCTCCAGCAGGTGGGGGGCGGACTTGAGCCAGTTGAGGTCCAGCGGCTTGTTGCTGGGAATCCAGAACATCTGCTCGTCGAGGGTGTTGCGCAGGGCCTGGGACGTTTCCTGCAACTGCTTCTGGTTGAGCTGCAGGGTGATGGATTCGTTCAGCAGGTTGTTCAGCTCGCGGCTCAGACGATCGAGCAGCTCACT
This window contains:
- a CDS encoding sulfite exporter TauE/SafE family protein gives rise to the protein MKIRDLDLSQSSINTEHEALGIPPVEDFVSHPDDHPVLRAAMWAAILILAGLLGFLAWRLFFDNGGNSGFEIIENALTSRGFWSAVAVGFFAQVIDGALGMAYGITATTFLLSTGVSPAAASASVHIAEVFTTGLSGISHVKLGNVNKSLFLRLLLPGIIGAVLGAVLITQFDGAALKPFISAYLLLMGLYILSKAYRHVAKRKAPKHVAKLALFGGFVDAAGGGGWGPVVTSSLIGSGTDPRTTIGSVNFAEFFLTISSATSFILLAGEPDTWKMVAGLVFGGLFAAPLAALLCKKLSPRTLLIIVGCLITLISAFNIYKSLS
- a CDS encoding aspartate/glutamate racemase family protein; its protein translation is MRMLGVLGGMSWESTVTYYQLLNRGVRDRLGGLHSAPLLLHSVDFAQIAAQQKAGEWDAAGEVLAQAARGLEGAGATALLLATNTMHKVAAAVEQAVDIPLLHIGDAVGGALREGGVERAALLGTRFTMQEDFYRERLDRNFGIQVLVPDAEAMVEIDRVIFQELCVGQFLPVARSFYLDQLAQLKARGAQAAILGCTEIGLLLDGCASPLPLVDSAERHVAMGLEWMLGRQP
- the selO gene encoding protein adenylyltransferase SelO, with amino-acid sequence MKKLDELNFDNRFARLGDAFSTEVLPEPLAEPRLVVASPAAMALLDLDPTVAEDPVFAEVFTGHKVWADAEPRAMVYSGHQFGVYNPRLGDGRGLLLGEVLNEAGEHWDLHLKGAGQTPYSRMGDGRAVLRSSIREFLASEYLNALGIPTTRALCVTGSSTPVYRETCESGAMLLRLSPSHVRFGHFEYFYYTRQHEQLEALGRHVLECHFPHCLEQEQPWAAFFREVLERNAEMIALWQAYGFCHGVMNTDNMSILGITFDYGPYAFLDDFDANHICNHSDDGGRYSFSNQVPIAHWNLAALAQALTPYIEVEQLRETLNLFLPLYQAHYQDLMRRRLGFTSAAETDDALVQRLLQLMQGSAVDYSQFFRRLGDEAPEQALKRLREDFVDLAGFDAWAAEYQARSAQDGDDQQARRTRMHAVNPKYVLRNYLAQRAIEAAQQGDYAEVRQLHAVLSRPFDEQPGMERFAERPPEWGKHLEISCSS
- the mscK gene encoding mechanosensitive channel MscK, whose translation is MIASLRTFFAAALLGVCLTPAYLQAATPATPGLPKPAAAPAESKTAGAETVAKPSIEEQTQSFISSKQESEQALAALKRQLESAPRLVGESQRELARLKTSPPVPVKERYGKSELGQLEKLLDSRSSELAELQKSLTEANSLIITSQTRPERAQAEISSNQSRTQQINATLKSGKEAGKTISEEQRSLLNAELAALAAQTELRREELAGNSLLQDLGNSRRDLLMERIRRLEQETQDLQSVINEMRRESSEQTVAELARDADKATPDSVVAKESAINLKMSDYLLRSTDRLNELTQQNLQTRQQLDNLSQADQALEEQISVLKGSLLLAKILYQQKQALPHLHLDTNLADEIADIRLYQFELNQQRDKLGNPQAYVDSLLADQPPEQVTPELRTTLTDLVSTRSELLDRLSRELNNLLNESITLQLNQKQLQETSQALRNTLDEQMFWIPSNKPLDLNWLKSAPHLLERQLVDMPWGAGVRELGEGLVDRPWLFLPLLLVIGGLLWKRRYLYAKLNEINQDVGHFKRDSQLHTPMALLLTVLLALPVSLFFVLCGFALQIDARGQNATLGAALMEMGQAWMVFYTLYRILAPGGVAELHFHWDRPQVAFLRSQIRRLGGVVMALVAIVTVAEHQPAALADDIIGVLVVLSCYALMTLVLSNLLLAEPMREQTSPFRLLIGVAFTLLPLALIVAVGFGYYYTSLKLTDRLITTLYLLILLLLVEATFVRGLAVAARRLAYQRVLAKRQAQTKENAEGEEVVVEEPALDIEKVNQQSLRLIRLALLGVFITGLYLVWADLISVFAYLDQVTLYQYSSGTGDAATLVPISLLDVLGALIIAGITTALARNLPGLLEVLVLSRLKLAQGSAYATTTLLSYAIAGIGFVSALSTLGVSWDKLQWLVAALSVGIGFGMQAIFANFISGLILLFERPVRIGDLVTIGTVTGTVNRIRIRATHITDSDRKEVIVPNQIFLTSQLINWTLTDTVTRIVLEYSVNRSSDLDLELVRKLLLQATQENTRVLRDPAPTVQLKTYGTSTLDHELKIYVRELSDRGLATDELNRRIDELFKEHDINTSSTPKMDITLSRRSKKQVEEAEEAVDEVTIKGKTPVPEAR